Proteins from a single region of Anaerolineales bacterium:
- a CDS encoding sugar ABC transporter substrate-binding protein, which yields MADDDTLQNGKIHVAIVPPGFTSPFHVEIKNGAVERASSLNWTVDLVAAEREGDFAGQVTVIEQEIQKGVMAISVNPIDAKAIVTAIRKANQAGIPILMHNLITPVGDGRVVEYIGYDQWSGAAKLAQYTCDLLGGQGEVFILTGIPGFHVNRRTQGYRWGLERWCPQVEVVGEQTAEWEREKAVNVATAALLQKPDIDVFYANSDEMGIGACIAAEKVGRTINEDIWCVSIDGNDVTLELIRKGETTATLGVYPRRMGAIVIEQMAKVLDGEEVPYILETPSTVVDINNIEDYCSGVTWTEPIAGMPEFDNGLPSGQFNP from the coding sequence TTGGCGGATGATGACACACTGCAAAATGGGAAAATTCACGTTGCCATCGTACCTCCGGGATTTACCAGCCCGTTTCACGTGGAAATAAAGAACGGCGCTGTTGAAAGAGCGTCCAGCTTGAATTGGACGGTCGATCTGGTGGCCGCCGAGCGGGAAGGTGACTTCGCCGGCCAAGTGACCGTCATCGAGCAGGAGATCCAAAAAGGGGTCATGGCGATTTCTGTGAATCCGATCGATGCCAAGGCGATCGTTACCGCAATCCGAAAAGCCAACCAGGCCGGCATTCCCATTTTGATGCACAACTTGATTACACCGGTCGGCGACGGCCGGGTGGTGGAATACATTGGCTACGACCAATGGAGCGGTGCAGCCAAGTTGGCGCAGTATACCTGCGATCTGTTAGGGGGTCAGGGAGAAGTCTTCATCCTGACTGGAATCCCCGGTTTCCACGTAAATCGACGGACCCAGGGCTACCGCTGGGGGTTGGAAAGATGGTGTCCACAAGTGGAGGTCGTCGGCGAGCAAACTGCGGAGTGGGAACGGGAGAAAGCGGTCAACGTGGCGACCGCGGCATTGCTGCAAAAACCGGATATCGATGTTTTCTATGCTAATTCGGACGAAATGGGAATCGGCGCCTGCATCGCGGCCGAGAAAGTCGGGCGAACGATCAATGAAGATATCTGGTGCGTCAGCATCGACGGCAACGACGTCACACTCGAGCTGATCAGAAAAGGAGAAACGACCGCCACGTTGGGCGTATATCCTCGCAGGATGGGCGCCATCGTGATCGAACAGATGGCGAAAGTGCTCGATGGGGAAGAAGTGCCCTATATCCTCGAGACGCCTTCAACGGTCGTCGACATCAACAATATTGAGGATTACTGCTCGGGAGTTACGTGGACCGAACCGATCGCCGGAATGCCCGAATTTGACAACGGGTTGCCTTCAGGCCAATTCAATCCATGA
- a CDS encoding substrate-binding domain-containing protein: MGKKKFYTLLSLALMLVLVAACSKTPATNPPAAEEPSSSEANSAPAEAEEAPAAGDQIVIYMQMGGNQGDPSTLARTNGAKAAAADLGIKLIEQYSGWDPQTMIEQFKEAVAAQPDGIVIMGHPGEDAFEALVDDAIAQGIIVTSGNNPLPNLEAKYQTQGFGYAGADLYAGGYLTGTQMVAAGLQPGDKALVYDIWHQEGRSVSAQGVYDALVDAGLEVEKLDVSDEVDTEASLAIPILTAYLEANPDLKAIGTQHGNITANLPKVLEAAGKAPGEVIIGGIDLSPATIDGIEKGYISVSFDQVLYLQGYYPIQQIYLTYNYLIPGLHINTGVGVVTPDNIAAIAPLIEEGIR, translated from the coding sequence ATGGGAAAAAAGAAGTTCTATACGTTGTTGTCTCTGGCGCTGATGCTCGTCTTGGTCGCAGCTTGTTCGAAAACGCCGGCTACCAATCCGCCAGCGGCGGAAGAACCTAGTTCGTCGGAGGCGAATTCCGCTCCGGCTGAAGCAGAAGAAGCACCTGCAGCGGGAGATCAGATCGTAATCTATATGCAGATGGGCGGTAACCAGGGAGATCCATCCACCTTGGCCCGCACGAACGGCGCCAAGGCGGCAGCTGCGGACCTGGGGATTAAACTGATCGAGCAATACTCGGGTTGGGATCCGCAGACGATGATCGAGCAATTCAAGGAAGCGGTCGCTGCACAACCGGACGGCATTGTCATCATGGGGCACCCTGGAGAAGATGCCTTCGAAGCTCTCGTGGACGACGCCATCGCACAAGGTATCATCGTCACCAGCGGCAACAATCCACTACCCAACCTCGAAGCCAAGTATCAAACCCAGGGGTTTGGCTACGCCGGTGCGGATCTCTATGCAGGTGGTTATCTGACCGGCACTCAGATGGTCGCCGCAGGATTGCAGCCTGGCGATAAGGCCCTGGTCTATGATATCTGGCATCAGGAAGGCAGAAGCGTGAGCGCCCAGGGCGTGTATGACGCTCTCGTGGACGCCGGACTCGAAGTGGAGAAGCTCGATGTCTCCGACGAAGTAGACACGGAAGCCTCCTTGGCGATCCCAATACTGACGGCCTACCTGGAAGCCAACCCCGATCTAAAGGCCATTGGAACCCAGCACGGCAACATCACTGCGAACCTGCCCAAGGTCCTCGAAGCGGCCGGAAAGGCACCCGGCGAAGTCATCATCGGCGGTATAGATCTTTCACCTGCGACGATCGATGGAATCGAGAAGGGCTACATCTCCGTGAGCTTCGATCAGGTTCTGTATTTGCAGGGCTATTACCCCATCCAACAAATCTACCTGACATACAATTACCTGATCCCTGGTTTACATATCAATACCGGAGTAGGTGTCGTCACGCCGGACAACATCGCTGCAATCGCACCACTCATTGAGGAAGGCATCCGCTAG
- a CDS encoding ABC transporter permease — protein sequence MKRERSILLVLRRLEGLPIALVLTTLYVAFAITAPNVFTGYRIYMSFLQTVPPMLVLALGLTFVITAGEIDLSFSAVVAFSGFIFAWFFKTFDASWAAWVGILLALASGALVGYINGLLVAKIGVPSIMATLAAQFFWSGLTVLLAGGLSWNIKGIQDDSIHAIFTGRLFGVVPAQAFWALGLAIFLWFVLNRHRFGEAIMFLGDNPNVARVVGIDVEKTKIQLFTMMGILAGFSALLLTIEMNTFWTTQGQGYLLLALAAVFIGGTSIAGGEGSIVGTFFGAYIIGSLEAGVVATGIGGYWTSLVSGLVMGASVVLNILLGEGRFLRLSKRIQSWGLVARSKSTGRSLSQDNHGS from the coding sequence ATGAAACGGGAGCGTTCTATTTTGTTGGTCTTACGAAGGCTTGAAGGTCTTCCAATCGCTTTAGTCCTGACCACTCTATACGTTGCGTTTGCCATCACGGCACCAAACGTATTTACCGGGTATCGGATCTATATGTCCTTCCTGCAGACCGTTCCCCCAATGTTGGTTTTAGCTTTGGGATTGACTTTCGTTATCACCGCAGGCGAAATCGACCTGAGTTTTTCAGCCGTAGTTGCGTTTTCCGGATTCATTTTTGCATGGTTCTTTAAAACCTTCGATGCCTCGTGGGCGGCGTGGGTGGGCATACTGCTCGCGCTCGCTTCGGGCGCCCTGGTGGGGTATATCAACGGCCTTCTTGTGGCCAAAATCGGCGTTCCTTCCATCATGGCGACTCTCGCCGCACAATTCTTTTGGTCTGGGCTCACCGTATTGCTGGCGGGAGGCCTTTCCTGGAACATCAAGGGCATTCAGGACGACAGCATTCACGCGATCTTCACCGGGCGCCTCTTCGGTGTGGTTCCCGCCCAGGCTTTTTGGGCACTGGGGTTGGCGATTTTTCTTTGGTTCGTTCTCAACCGCCACCGCTTTGGCGAAGCGATCATGTTCCTCGGAGACAACCCGAATGTCGCCAGAGTCGTTGGGATCGACGTCGAGAAAACCAAGATTCAACTCTTCACCATGATGGGCATCCTCGCGGGTTTTTCCGCCCTGCTGCTGACCATCGAGATGAATACTTTCTGGACTACGCAGGGACAGGGGTATCTCCTGCTCGCATTGGCGGCAGTTTTTATTGGAGGCACTTCGATCGCAGGGGGTGAGGGATCTATCGTAGGCACGTTTTTTGGCGCCTACATCATCGGCTCGTTGGAAGCAGGTGTGGTGGCTACTGGAATCGGTGGCTACTGGACTTCGTTGGTGAGCGGCCTCGTCATGGGTGCTTCTGTCGTACTCAACATCCTCCTTGGAGAGGGGCGTTTTTTGAGACTTTCCAAACGTATTCAAAGCTGGGGTTTGGTTGCTCGTTCGAAATCGACCGGTCGGAGTCTGTCGCAAGACAATCACGGATCGTGA
- a CDS encoding ATP-binding cassette domain-containing protein: MLDARVENDALRMVRIEKYFGLVLALRHIDLNVGRNEIVGLIGDNGAGKSTLVKILSGVFPPTSGELYIVGQKVDFRSYNVKQAHTHGVETVYQDKSLGEKQDLWRNFFVGRQITYPLGFINVKKEKEIAEEIMHKTIGFRGEGITVDSKVSKLSGGERQGVAIGRAMHFEAELIVLDEPTVALSLKEVGKVLDFVHKIKQSGKACIYISHDIQDVYEIADRFVIMDRGEIVARILKQDISLKALGEFMLDYAHGRKDVETT; this comes from the coding sequence ATGCTGGACGCCCGTGTCGAGAACGATGCTTTGCGAATGGTCCGTATCGAAAAATATTTTGGTCTTGTCCTTGCGCTGCGGCACATCGATCTGAATGTAGGCCGGAATGAAATTGTCGGGCTCATCGGCGATAACGGCGCAGGTAAATCCACTTTGGTGAAAATCCTCTCGGGGGTTTTCCCTCCGACCAGCGGGGAACTTTACATCGTTGGACAGAAAGTCGATTTCCGCAGCTACAACGTAAAGCAAGCGCATACGCATGGCGTCGAGACCGTATACCAGGATAAATCCCTCGGGGAGAAGCAAGACCTTTGGCGCAACTTTTTCGTCGGTCGTCAAATTACGTATCCATTGGGATTCATCAACGTGAAGAAGGAGAAGGAAATCGCCGAAGAGATCATGCACAAGACGATCGGATTTCGGGGAGAAGGTATCACCGTCGATTCGAAGGTCAGCAAGCTATCCGGTGGAGAGCGTCAAGGCGTAGCGATAGGAAGAGCGATGCACTTCGAAGCAGAGTTGATCGTACTGGACGAGCCCACAGTGGCTCTTTCCTTGAAAGAAGTAGGGAAGGTGCTTGATTTTGTCCACAAGATCAAACAATCCGGCAAAGCCTGTATCTACATTTCTCACGATATACAAGACGTCTACGAAATCGCCGACCGGTTCGTCATCATGGACCGTGGAGAGATTGTAGCTCGCATCCTCAAGCAGGACATCAGTTTGAAAGCGTTGGGTGAATTCATGCTGGACTACGCACACGGCAGGAAAGACGTGGAGACAACATGA
- a CDS encoding GAF domain-containing protein has protein sequence MLILQEASTIGIVAAGQTLVVLAGGIDLSVGSILALASIIAALLMTGVSVIPPQNPYIAIAAAFGLSALIGAGHGFLITKQKMPPFIVTLVSLGILRSVALVITESRTIHSLPDDFKWISDANIRGFPVPGIIMLATFLVLGYTLSKTKLGRYIFLIGTNETSARLSGIPVDKCKIYTYMLSGILAALSGIIQIARLDGAVYTLGEDYGLNSVAAVIIGGTSLSGGVGGMRGTLIGVLIMTVVQNGLVMLNVAYQWHGIVIGSIILLAVFIDIERRRTRQFATKVRPYHSVGDTTYLEGIIVQMNQLIRIRFGSPYVRIYMIDPRHNKLVDCEDKQKADLFTGSIAERVRNSGQALIVDDISDRSDISVERLDPGSKSAIAIPLSHNDQLVGVLEVQSRIAHSFLPEAVNRLVELTEEIVPRLRNAWLLECKWLNHQTRNALRHLWDTVYLGRCPLAEWAFPANLDSLPRGILRDRSEQLRQLLLERIEKLNPEKNINRPNAIDRRYDILRLTYVEGLSSNEIIKRLSISRRQYFYDLKDAIGALAHLLIHSP, from the coding sequence ATGCTGATCTTGCAAGAGGCATCAACGATCGGAATCGTCGCCGCAGGACAAACGCTCGTCGTTCTGGCGGGAGGAATCGACCTGTCCGTGGGCTCTATCCTCGCTTTGGCAAGCATTATCGCCGCCTTGTTGATGACGGGCGTGAGTGTGATACCACCCCAAAATCCATATATTGCGATAGCCGCCGCTTTTGGGCTGAGTGCTCTGATCGGCGCCGGACATGGCTTTTTAATCACCAAGCAAAAAATGCCGCCGTTTATCGTTACCCTGGTCAGTCTCGGAATTCTACGCAGCGTTGCCCTGGTGATCACTGAAAGCCGCACGATTCATTCGCTTCCTGATGATTTCAAATGGATCTCAGATGCAAATATTCGCGGGTTCCCCGTACCCGGAATCATCATGCTCGCGACCTTTTTGGTGCTGGGGTATACCCTGAGTAAAACAAAGCTGGGCCGATATATCTTCCTGATCGGTACCAATGAAACCTCGGCTCGCCTATCCGGCATCCCCGTAGATAAATGTAAAATATATACTTACATGCTGAGTGGAATCCTGGCGGCATTGTCCGGGATCATTCAAATCGCCCGACTCGATGGCGCTGTTTATACGTTGGGCGAAGATTACGGTTTGAATTCCGTGGCCGCGGTAATCATCGGGGGGACGAGTTTGAGCGGCGGAGTGGGGGGCATGCGCGGAACGCTGATTGGAGTTTTGATCATGACCGTAGTCCAGAACGGTCTCGTCATGCTGAATGTGGCCTACCAGTGGCACGGAATCGTGATCGGATCGATCATTCTCCTTGCCGTATTTATCGACATCGAAAGACGGCGTACCAGGCAGTTTGCCACGAAAGTTCGACCGTATCATTCCGTCGGGGATACCACCTATCTCGAGGGAATCATCGTACAGATGAATCAGCTCATTCGAATTCGATTCGGTTCTCCCTATGTGCGTATCTATATGATCGACCCCAGACACAACAAGCTCGTCGATTGTGAAGATAAACAGAAAGCCGACCTTTTTACTGGAAGCATCGCCGAACGAGTCAGGAACAGTGGCCAGGCTCTCATCGTGGACGATATATCCGATCGCAGCGACATATCCGTGGAGCGCCTGGATCCAGGAAGTAAATCAGCCATCGCAATTCCCCTTTCGCATAACGATCAATTGGTGGGCGTGCTCGAGGTACAAAGCCGAATCGCACATTCCTTCCTGCCGGAAGCTGTAAATCGCCTTGTTGAGCTGACGGAAGAGATCGTTCCACGATTACGTAATGCCTGGCTGCTGGAATGCAAGTGGCTGAATCATCAGACACGCAATGCACTACGCCACCTCTGGGACACCGTTTACCTGGGACGATGTCCTCTTGCGGAATGGGCTTTCCCGGCCAATTTGGATTCCCTGCCACGTGGAATCCTGCGCGATCGCAGCGAACAGTTGCGCCAGTTGTTATTAGAACGCATCGAAAAGCTCAATCCAGAGAAGAACATCAATCGACCGAACGCAATCGATCGTAGATACGATATTTTACGTCTAACCTACGTCGAAGGACTGTCTTCCAACGAAATTATCAAGAGACTGTCGATCAGCCGGCGCCAGTACTTCTATGATCTAAAAGACGCAATCGGGGCGCTTGCACACCTACTGATTCATTCCCCTTGA